The Maridesulfovibrio sp. genomic sequence CGACCCCAACCCCGAAAAGTGGGAAATCGTCGGCGAGTTCATCTCTCCCGAACCTTACGGTATCGGTCTGCCCGAGAACGAATCCAATTTCCGTGATGCAGTCAACACTGCTCTGATCAAAATGTGGAAGAGCGGCGACTACAAAAAAGCGTACACCAAATGGTTCGGTCCTGATACCAAGTACTACCTGCCCCTCACCTGGAACATGGAAGTATGGCCCTAAGCCGACTGCTTGAGGTTTTAGTTCTGTAAGATAACGGGAAGGCCGTGTGCGCACGGTCTTCCCGAAAACAACGGATAGATGTTTTGAATTATCAGTTTGATTGGAATCTGGTTCTCAGCGGACAATACGGGCAGTGGATTATCGATGGGGTCAAGGTCACCCTGCAGATATCTGCAGTGTCTATTGTATTTACACTGCTTCTTGGTACTATCGTCGCAGTTATGCGCATGTCCAAGTTCAAGCCCTTTGAATGGTTCAGCTTCGCGTTTGTAGAATTCTTCCGTAATACGCCTTTGCTGATTCAGATATTTTTCTGGTATTTCGGCTCATATTCCATCCTTCCCGAGGGGGTGAATGAATGGCTTTATGATCACGATTTCGAATTTGCGGCCGGGGTGATATCCCTGACTGTATACACTGCCGCGTTTGTGGCTGAGGAAATCAGGGCCGGGATCAACTCCATCCCCAAGAACCAGCTGGAAGCGTCCCGTGCGACCGGGCTTTCCTTTCTGCAGGCCTATCGCTACGTTATTTTGCCGCAGGCTTTCAGGATTATCATACCACCTCTTATTTCGCAGTCGCTGAACCTGATTAAAAACTCGTCACTGGTAATGACTATCGGGGTTATGGACCTTACCTACATGGCCCGCCAGATTGAATCCTATACCTTTCACGGATTCGAGGCTTTTACAGTGGCGACAGTTATCTATCTGTGTATCTCGCTGATCGTGTCACTCATGATCAATATGTATAACAAGCATTTCCTGCTGCAAATTAAATACTAGGAGTGGCGTCTCGTGCAATGGGATGTAGTTTGGAACAACTTTGATTATTTTCTCTGGGGCGCCTTCCCTGACGGACCTATCGGCGGTCTGGCTGCCAGTATTATTCTGGCCTTGCTCGGTATTTTCGGTGCTTTCTGGATAGGGCTTGCTGCCGGTTTGATGCGTCTTTCCCGCAACAGGGTGGTCAAGTCCATATCTGTTATCTATATTGAGGTCATACGCGGTGTGCCGCTGCTGATGCTGATTTTCTGGTTTTATTTTCTGGCGCCGGTTGTACTTGGGAATCCCCTGCCGGAATTCCACTGTGCCTTGATAGCTTTTATCGTTTTTACCGGGGCTTATATCGGTGAAATCGTAAAAGCAGGTGTTATCGCCCTGCCGAGAGGGCAGATGGAAGCCGCAAGGGGAACCGGTCTTTCCCATGTGCAGGCTATGCGGTATGTTATTCTGCCGCAGGCTCTGCGTAATATGATTCCCTCTTTTGTAAACCAGTTCGTTTCTCTGACTAAGGATACCTCGCTCGCCTACATTATCGGGGTGAACGAGCTGACCCGTACAGCCACACAGGTTAACAACAGGACCCTGTCGGCTCCCACTGAAATTTTTATTACTATTGCGATTCTTTATTTTATTGTCTGCTATGTACTGACTTGGACCAGCCGCCGCATGGAAGCACATATGGCCAAGTATCAGGCTAGAGACCGATAAGTAATTTTAATGAATATGAAATGGTTAGCCCCTGCTTCAAATGGAGCAGGGGCTTTCTTATGCTCTTTTGTAACTTTATTTTGACCGAAATTTCATATTGGACTAATGTCGTTCTAATGGGAAGTATGCTCTAGTTTTACCCTGCATTGGATTATGTCGGGTTGAAAACTGGCTTTGTTCAATTTTAACCCGGGAGACGGACATGGACAGAATCGACAACCTTGCTCCATACATTGACCATACTTTATTAAATGTATCGGCGGTTCCTGCGGATATTGAACGGCTTTGCCGTGAGGCGGTTGAGTATGATTTTGCGGCTGTTTGTGTTCATCCTTCCCATATAGCCAGAGCCGTGCAGCTGTTGGCAGGCGAAAGACCTCTGGTCTGTTCGGTAATCGGTTTTCCTTCAGGTTCTACCCTGCCGGAAGTTAAAATGCTTGAAGCCATGCGTGCAGTGGAAAAAGGTGCGCGTGAGCTGGATATGGTTGTTAACATAGGCGCCCTGAAGGCTGGTGACCGTAAAGCTTTCCTTAATGATATTTTTATGACGGTTGAAGGAGCCGGTGGAATTCCGGTCAAGGCCATTATAGAAACAGGACTGCTGGATGATGACCAGAAGAAGCTGGCTTGCGATCTGGCGGTGACAGCAGGGGCTTCTTTTGTTAAGACCTGCACCGGGTTTGCTCCCGGCTGTGCCTGTGTAGAGGATATCAAGCTTATGCGTTCTGTCGTCGGCGATGACGCAGGTGTTAAGGCCAGCGGGGGTATTAAAACATATGATCAAGCTAAGGAACTTTTGGAGGCCGGGGCCAGCAGGCTTGGCACTTCATCTTCCCTTGCAATAATGAGGAGATAGTTTTTGTCCGGGAAAATAGAACTCATGGCTGTGGCAAGGCCCGGTGATATAGAAAAAAAATCTTTTGAAATTATAGATTCTGAGGTCCCGGAACCACGCAAATTCGCTGGTATTGAATGGCAGATCGTAAGACGTATGGTTCATACCACTGCGGATTTTGAGCTGATTGATCTTGTGCGTTTTCATCCCGAAGCCGTTGCTTCCGGTCTTGATGCCCTGCGTTCAGGCTGTACCGTGGCCACAGATACTGAAATGGCCCGGTGCGGGATTCCAATGCGTAGAATGACCCCCCTCGGCTGCGAAGTACGTTGCCTTATGAATGATCCTGAGGTCATTTCTTCCGCGAAGAGAAATTCCACCACCAGAGCCCATGCTGCCATGGACCTTGCTGCGCACAGCATGCGGCCTGAAATCCATGTTATCGGAAATGCGCCTACAGCTTTGATCCGGCTGGTAGAGCTTGTGGAAGAGGGGATAATGAAACCTCCGGCTCTGGTTGTGGGCATGCCTGTGGGATTCGTAAATGCTGCAGAATCCAAAAAACTGCTCATGAACAGCGGGGGGCTTCCGTATATTACCATTGAAGGGCGCAAGGGAGGCTCTGCTCTTGCCGCATGTGTTATAAATGCACTTGCGAAGGTGGTTCTTGCAGAACGTAAACTTTCCGGGGAGATATAAGCCCTCAGGAAGATATTTTGTTTTGTTCTTTTCAGAATGAAAGATTATTAATTATAGACTTTGAAGGCTATTTGTGAAAACACTGTTTGAAGGAATCCTTTGTATTTTTAAAGTGATAATGATATTCTCGGTGCAATAAGGTATGTCTGACGATAAGTCTGTTTCAAAAAGATCCTTTTTCATATTCAAAAAAGGCGAAAGGTCCATATCACGTGACCTCTCAGCTTGTCTTGTTTTCGCTCTTGCCATAATTATAGGGTTGGTTACTGCTTACGAATATTTCAGTCGTTCAAAAATGTTGCGTCAGGAATTTGAAGATAAGGCAGATACCTATATAGAGCAGTTAGCCAAATCAGTTACTTTTCCTATCTGGAATTTTGATATGGGTTCGCTTAAGCATGTCTGTAGTGCCTATACCCAGAATGAACAGTTTTCCAAGCTCAAAATCATTGATGTAAACGGCGAAGTTCTCTTCAATTTTGTGCGTCCCGGTGAGGTTGGTGATGACTCTGTCGTCCGGGAACGCGACCTCTATATTTCCAAAGAAAAAATCGGGTCTATCCGTATGGAGCTGACCAGTCGCGTCTATCGCCGCAATCTGGATTGGATTCTTTTTGTTTCCAGCCTGACTTTTCTTATTTCTGTTGCAGTTATTTATATCATTACAGGCTTTTTAATTGATTATTTTATTCGCAATCCAATAGCCCGTTTGCGTAAGGGCATGGATAAAGTTGCCATGGGTGATTTCTCAGACCGCTTTGACGAATTTCAATACATAGAGCTTCTGGAGATCGGTTCACGTTTCAACCGCATGACTGAGGAAATTGCCAGCCGTGAGAGCAGGCTGGAAGAAGTGAACAAGGTGCTGCAGAGTGAAATCCACATGCGCGAAAAAGCGGCCCGTTCACTGGTGAAAAGTGAAAAGCGTTACCGGGCACTGGTTGAGACCACAGCGGAAGGATTTTTCATGATTGATGAATCCCTGATCCTGCTGGATGTAAACCCTGCTTTCTGTACCATGATCGGTTTAAACCGTGAGGATGTACTCGGAGTCGAAATCGGAGTTGTTCTCGGCAGCATTGCTGCTGACCGGTTTTGTCATGATAACACCCACGGCCATAGATTCGAGCTCAGCTTCGAGAACAGTAATGGTCGTGAAGTGGATATTTTTATCAACGCCACTAATCTTTTTGAAAACGATAACGTGAAGCTTACCTTTGCCTTTGTAACTGATATTTCCAGTTATAAAATGATGGAGAAGGCTTTGCGTGCTTCAGAGGAAGAGTACCGGACTATTGCCGAATATACCTTTGACTGGGAAATGTGGATAGGTCCCACAGGTGCGGTTAAATACGTCAGTCCTTCGTGTGAACGTATTTCAGGGTATCCCAAGGCTTATTTCATGGAGGGGCCGGTCAGGGTGGAGCACATCCTGCATAAGAATGACCGGGAATTCTGGTTGAAGGCCCTTAAGGGAAGTTTTCCGTCTCCGGATGGAACGGATATGCGGCTTTTTCGCCGGGACGGCCTTCTGCGCTGGGTCTCACTTACCGGTCATCAGGTTTTTGCCGATGACGGCACTTCACTTGGCTTGAGACTTTCCCTGCGCGATATTACCAAGCGTAAGTTTATGGAAAAGCAGTTGCAATATGAGGCTCTGCACGATCCTTTAACCGGCCTTGCCAACCGCACCCTTTGTTGTGACCGCATTCTGCAGGCAGTGGAGCGTTCCCGCCGCAGGGAAAATTATTTTTTTGCAGTCATTTTTATGGATTTGGACCGTTTCAAGATTATCAATGACAGTCTCGGTCATAATATCGGCGATAAGCTTCTGGTAGAGGTTTCCAAGCGTTTGCTTAAAACGATCCGCGAGCTTGATACTGTTTC encodes the following:
- a CDS encoding amino acid ABC transporter permease, with the protein product MNYQFDWNLVLSGQYGQWIIDGVKVTLQISAVSIVFTLLLGTIVAVMRMSKFKPFEWFSFAFVEFFRNTPLLIQIFFWYFGSYSILPEGVNEWLYDHDFEFAAGVISLTVYTAAFVAEEIRAGINSIPKNQLEASRATGLSFLQAYRYVILPQAFRIIIPPLISQSLNLIKNSSLVMTIGVMDLTYMARQIESYTFHGFEAFTVATVIYLCISLIVSLMINMYNKHFLLQIKY
- a CDS encoding EAL domain-containing protein, with product MSDDKSVSKRSFFIFKKGERSISRDLSACLVFALAIIIGLVTAYEYFSRSKMLRQEFEDKADTYIEQLAKSVTFPIWNFDMGSLKHVCSAYTQNEQFSKLKIIDVNGEVLFNFVRPGEVGDDSVVRERDLYISKEKIGSIRMELTSRVYRRNLDWILFVSSLTFLISVAVIYIITGFLIDYFIRNPIARLRKGMDKVAMGDFSDRFDEFQYIELLEIGSRFNRMTEEIASRESRLEEVNKVLQSEIHMREKAARSLVKSEKRYRALVETTAEGFFMIDESLILLDVNPAFCTMIGLNREDVLGVEIGVVLGSIAADRFCHDNTHGHRFELSFENSNGREVDIFINATNLFENDNVKLTFAFVTDISSYKMMEKALRASEEEYRTIAEYTFDWEMWIGPTGAVKYVSPSCERISGYPKAYFMEGPVRVEHILHKNDREFWLKALKGSFPSPDGTDMRLFRRDGLLRWVSLTGHQVFADDGTSLGLRLSLRDITKRKFMEKQLQYEALHDPLTGLANRTLCCDRILQAVERSRRRENYFFAVIFMDLDRFKIINDSLGHNIGDKLLVEVSKRLLKTIRELDTVSRFGGDEFIVVLEELASPREGIRIVRRIRDCLNGPALIDGHKINIAASYGVLLSPTEYDKPEAIIQNANVAMHQAKESGRDRIKVFNKRMLEEAVQAMQLESDLRAAMLAGDELYLDYQPIYSLSDNRVVGFEALIRWDHPSRGLVMPGEFIPLAEESGLIFELGSWVITEACRQMKGWQSSYENASEMMMSINISPRQFSQPALVDNILSKLNEFDLPASNLKVEITETAIMERAKQSVDMLNRLKSAGVLVSIDDFGTGYSSMSNLQEFPLDQLKIDLSFVRKMHESSENLEIVKAIVNLAHNLGLNVVAEGVEDLQQQEALRDLGCEFGQGYLFSKPISREKVEVFLKNGGSFN
- a CDS encoding precorrin-8X methylmutase — protein: MSGKIELMAVARPGDIEKKSFEIIDSEVPEPRKFAGIEWQIVRRMVHTTADFELIDLVRFHPEAVASGLDALRSGCTVATDTEMARCGIPMRRMTPLGCEVRCLMNDPEVISSAKRNSTTRAHAAMDLAAHSMRPEIHVIGNAPTALIRLVELVEEGIMKPPALVVGMPVGFVNAAESKKLLMNSGGLPYITIEGRKGGSALAACVINALAKVVLAERKLSGEI
- a CDS encoding amino acid ABC transporter permease, which produces MQWDVVWNNFDYFLWGAFPDGPIGGLAASIILALLGIFGAFWIGLAAGLMRLSRNRVVKSISVIYIEVIRGVPLLMLIFWFYFLAPVVLGNPLPEFHCALIAFIVFTGAYIGEIVKAGVIALPRGQMEAARGTGLSHVQAMRYVILPQALRNMIPSFVNQFVSLTKDTSLAYIIGVNELTRTATQVNNRTLSAPTEIFITIAILYFIVCYVLTWTSRRMEAHMAKYQARDR
- the deoC gene encoding deoxyribose-phosphate aldolase; this translates as MDRIDNLAPYIDHTLLNVSAVPADIERLCREAVEYDFAAVCVHPSHIARAVQLLAGERPLVCSVIGFPSGSTLPEVKMLEAMRAVEKGARELDMVVNIGALKAGDRKAFLNDIFMTVEGAGGIPVKAIIETGLLDDDQKKLACDLAVTAGASFVKTCTGFAPGCACVEDIKLMRSVVGDDAGVKASGGIKTYDQAKELLEAGASRLGTSSSLAIMRR